The Miscanthus floridulus cultivar M001 chromosome 6, ASM1932011v1, whole genome shotgun sequence genomic interval CTGATGTACTGCACTGCAGGTTATGTTCATGCGATACATTATCAAAGCAATAGATAAAATATGGGCAATGGTGTAGAATCTGTAATGATGGGCCATGACAAAGTTGACAGAAGTAGCTACATTATTGATAAATTGGTGTAGATCAACCTTCAAGTAGGGATGCCACGGTCCACAAATAAACTGATAGCACCTCCTACCTCAATATGTTTTCTCCACTCAGTGTCGTTACAAttgcaaaattaaaaaaaaacgaaGCATAAGCATGAAAAATTGAATACAGCTATCACAGCACGACAGCACTAAACACCAAAACTAATCTGTATGCATGGTTCAAACCATTAGCTTCTTTCAATGCCTTTTTATTACTCTGTTTACCATTATGGGACTTTCATACAATAGTACAAATGGTCAGTAAGAATATTCATCCCCTTGCCATCATATTCATGCAGTAATTTATTTACAGCCCAAAACCTTTGTATTGTTCTTGCGTGCAGCTATGATCACTTGATTCATTTATCTAATTATTTAAACCGTTACCACCTAGGGCTGCAAGAAAATTGGGAGGTATGCAAGTTGCACACACCAATCATCTCTGTGACAGAGCAGCAGTGTTTTTGCAGACAAAGAAAAGGGAAGCAAATGGATGCAAGGATCACCTTCTTACTTTTGAAGACCTACATCAGAGTTTTAAGCTTACTTTTGTGTAGCAAAACTGTTTTCAGCAGATGATCATGCCATATTCAATAAAATTGCAAAAGTTCAACCTTTGTCCATGTGAATATTTAGAGGCATGTCAAGTACTATCAACAGCATCTTTGCTGCTCTATTAGTTTCCCCTTTGACATGTGCCCTACCAATTTATTGTATGTCCTGACATGAACAATTGTGACGTCAACCTCACATTTCATTGCGTTGTCAGCCCGAATATGTATGTTCTGTAAATAGGTCTATATTGTCTTCCAAAACCTGACATTTGTCGGGCCCACTATCTACTCAGCACTTATTATTCAACATTGTATGCAAAGTTCAAAAAAGCGCTAAGCAAGCAGTGACCTGCCGCTTAGAGCTTAAATGGGCTTAAGCGTACAAAGCGTCGCTTAAGCGTTTTGTACTGTAGCAAACCAGATTCATGGAATAGGCTGTGAACTTGAGAAGTATAAATAAAAACATACCTTATTTGATCTTATTTCTGGACTTGTAGAGCTGAGCAATTGTTGGACTTGTACAGGTACAGCTCAGTAATTGTTGGTTTCATGTTGTAATGTTCCTAACAGTCACAGATATGGAAAACATCAAATGTTGATTAGgtttataaaacaaaaaaaaatataccTCATGATTAAATATTTATAAACAGATAAGGCAAATAGTAATGGCAAGAACACTACTACTTAGTTCATAAGAACATAACATTGCATCTGAAGTTCATAAACCATAGTTTCAGGTCCTACTTAGTTCCAAATTAAAAGATACATCATTGTAGCCCACTCATGAGCATGACAGTACAACATAACTGATAAATTGATAAAACATCATTGATGGCGATGCATAGATAGACATAACAAAAGATGCCATCATTCTAGCTGACTCATTCATCTTCATCCATGCCATCCAGCCCATCCTCATTGTCAAATTCCTCTTCTACAGAATCAAATTCCTCTTCCGCATAGAGCTCTCTTATTCTTGAACTTTGACGCAACTCTAGTGGTTCACTTGCTCCCATTGCTTCTCCAATAACAGTCCAATGTATCCCTGTACCGggcattgtttcatcatcatcctcctcataGACAACTGTTGCACACTCATCTCCACCATCAAACATGAAACCTTAAGCTTGCATGACATCATTGGATAAGAGAACATCAATAATCTTTTTTTGACTTAATCTGTTGTCTCCTGCTCATGAGTTTGGAATTGAATTGTATGAAGACAAGAGAGTTTAGGCGGGTTGTAGTTAGCCTATTTCTTTTCTTAGTATGTACCTACAAATAAACATAAGAATTAAGAACATAAGCAAATCAGGTTGGAGAATAAACTGAATATTTAGACTTGAGATTACAGGTTACTGACCAAATAAAAAACACTCCAGTTTCTTTCGTAGCCTGAGGAGCTTGAAGTTAGTGAAAGAATTCTCATAGCCATCCTTTGTAGAACAGGTGTTTCATTTCCATAGAGTTTCCACCAAGATGCTGAAACAAACACTAAGAGAACTAAGTTTTgttgaaataaataaaaaatgcagGGACATAACTATTTCAGGGTGTTCTGTACAGAACTTGTTACCTAGGTTAAATTCAAAGTTTTGATAAGTCCTAGCAAGCTTCTTCGCAAAGGAACCTTCTCGATTCTAAAATTTCCTCAGTTCAACATTTACAGCCTAATCttgcttgtcatcatcatcatgataGAAAGTCTCAACACAACTAATAAACACTTCTATTATAGTGCCATCATCAAATATTGAAGCATCAGCTTAACTGTAATGAGGATTCAGCAAGTACGCACTCAGGTGCAAAGAGGAATTAAGCCGGCCTTCCATCTTCTTATCAATAATAGCCGTGACATCTTTGTAGCGAGACTCCACATTGCCATAAACTTGCTTGATCTCTCTCTTTGCCTTCAATAATTCTCCATACAAGAAACCCATAGATGGCTTCACATCCCCATCAACCAAACGAAGAACTTTTACTAGAGGCTCAAAAACTTTCAAGCACATCTTGACTTCTTTCCAAAATTCAGGATTCATCATTGTTGCTGTTGCAGCCTTTCCTTTTTTGGATGACACTTCCCTCAGTCCATCCCACTTGCTATGAACCACCATCTTTCTTAGCCGATCTTTCTTCTCTAGAATGCTTTCCAAAGTAAGAAATGCTGAAACAAATCTTGTTACTCCTGACCTGACTATATCTCTATGCTCTGTGAAGTGTCTCATGCATTCCAAGGTTCTTGTGTGCCCATACACAAAGGTAGTGAATGCCTTTGCTTGGTCAATTACCTTCTGGAACCTCTTTTGGCTGCCAATTCCTTGCAGCATCAAGTTGATTGTGTGAGTTGCACATGTGGTCCAAAATATGTTTGGTCTCTTCTCATGCAACAACTTCTTTGTTTCCATGTTATTAGAAGCATTGTCAGTCACTACTTGCACTACAttgtaacatccctgatgttaaaaaaaaataattaagaaggtgatcatgtcatcattatgcataatcatcatgcaTCAACTCATGAGtgcatttcatgtttatattatagtatgcaaatgttattttatggagtgttttatatgttacatgaaataatgTTAATAATAATGATTAGGAAACTTTGTGAATCTTGATGTGGGAATCTTTTAAACAAGTCAAAACCTTCCTTAgtaaaagttttataatttttgttgcaatgcttggtgtggaccttgttttatgatatgtgttgaTTTGTATGGATGAaacaatttcaaaacatttgtgtttaattggatttccgaaaacccaaatttccagcatttaagtttaccctgggtaacccaattcaaaatctaagcatattttggggttgagcctaaaagcaaaagtgtagagcttgtcaagttatacaaagtttgtttgtggagttttcaaagttgttatgaaaaatttgaagtaatttgaaaaggcgaaattctttaaatgtcccctatttgaattcaaatttgcatttcaaaatgtagaccgaattagggggtggttataaaagcaaagttgtagaactttgaatttggaataacttctatttttggagatttttgagttgccacataaatttgggagtaaattGGGATTcaaagcgagtggcaattctgtaaattagGTGAACAGTAACCGCAAAagccacctcaccgtcggtgatctTTGATCGTCTTCCAGTCGTCGCCGTGGCTGCCTTCGGCTCCGTGCTGGCTTGGAGACACTGCTACGTGTCGTCTTCAAGTCCGTGGTCGAGCTTTAAAGCCAAACGCCGGCGCCGTGtctctatttttctctctcaGCTCAGAACACGCCACCGGTCGAGCTTTCTTGCCGGTGAAATTCATCACCGATGATCAACCATCACCCAATAGCTCTCTCCACCAGCTTCGCCTTGCCCCTGCGCCTCGACTGAGCCCGGTCTAGCTACTGCTACCGGTCGGAATCGCCTTGTTCGCCAGAACGTCGTCGCGACGTCGGtgcgagccgccatggccgtcgtcatCGCCTGCGCCGAGCTCCAACGCGTCTCGACTTCTATCAGTTGATCAATCATGTCGTGGTGAGCATGCTTGATCTCCTACGAACTCTATTTTCACATTTCTGAGGCTGCTGTAGCCATTCAGTGTCCTGTCGCCATGCCACTCCACCGGCGAGCAGCGGGCTCACGTGGCCAGGCCGTCGCGGGCCACGACCGGCCGAGTTGCGGCCACCCTCAGTCTCGCCTCGCCACCTCGTCGCTCGACCACGCCTCCAATTGGCACCAGCGAGCCTTCACCGGCCGGAAATCGAGCTTCTCCGGCGTCCTCTGCTCTTCAAAATCGCGACCAGGGACTTCAGCTTCGAATTCGAGAATTGTGAGGGGCTTTTCTATGAACcgcagactcatgtgaatagtgccttttggacctgtttgctttgaaatcggctggaactttgaaaattcatagtaattcataggaaattcgtaaaatagcaaatgaggactttttggaatccttgtgaaattatctatgcaatagatctataatatgtcatgttttagtttaaagttttagctgtaaaaatggatttgtgaagttagggttttaatgctagttgtatttgtcctTTTTCATAACTCCAgatgtagggctccaaatgaagtgaaatttttatggcatgctactcatgtgatgtttgatatgtgataaaaatttcatggtcattggttgtTGTATTAgtgagttaataattattttcttgcaattgTCGTTTCAGGACAGTTTTTGGGACTGTTTGGATTACatcatgataatgatgtttttcgggaaacttgttaataacaaagttgtagataattcatgtatctaacTTCTGTTAAAAGTTGGTGGTATTtgaccttgtggtttgtgagttatgcctgtttaaagttgggtttcagaaatggctgctctctgtcaattatgGACCAatttctataaatgggtatatttgaattagttaacttgagaatcatgctaagatgattaaagatgagttgtagaaaatttcataagctttccagaatgtcttgttgcatggctattgggtttgtaaaactctagttatgatccaaacatgaacctgttgtttccagtccagaaatagacatatgctagttatggttgtttactccatgtgttgctaagtgtggcttatgcccttgttgatggtcaagttatgatacttgtgaccttgttaaacttgtgtcatgcttgatgtgcttgctctctatagttagttgtgtgatgttagttcaATAGTAAACCttgatgacttaggttttgtttgaaattttgattgagtgatgaccttgggtcattagcataagatgattcttggtacttaaagtaagtagTTGGGTTtataaaaaaggtttagttagttttgacttataactgtaccgtgaaggagagttgtattcaagttagttaatcttttatgctttcaccaatgcacctccatgcatcatgtcatacaaTCCATCATGCTAAAGCATGCATTATTTATTTACGTGTAGTGCATACGTGAGTGAGAAGGTTCGCGTTGACTCATCTTCGGATGAGTGTCATCATTCAATGGTGCTCGTGTTGATCAAGTGTTGGAGAAGGTTCATCCATCAATGGAGATGCTGTCAAGTCTAACTCCATAATCTCTCTGTGGAACTAACCTTTTCTGccgaccaaggcaagccccggtttatgcattaaacccttaccttgttactttgaaaagtttatcacctatgttacttattgcattaagttgattaattcaaatgttacctacttgatgcattgcctaccttgttaattgtttaccatctttGAAGAtgctttcatttacaaaggcgtagaatgcttagtatgctttatgataggctttcaaaataaaagttttgatacaatcaaagatggcatactggccaaagaaagaaagaaggtagaatgaactagagactagtcgggtgacttatcttaaaTGTTGGGTattgttgccgactatgtcgcttaaaggccactcattgtggatcttctaaacgagacactttgtagtactggtcacatactccggtaagcctacttcagctaatccgatactaagatgaatgcccacgcactgggattgagagatggcgggagtagcgtgtaccctcatggctagaatgtggccggatttgaggtgtgctatgctctcgggtggtgtggagacggcttagtataggaggatccggtagcgaggttgatatatgcaagattaagttctacatatgtcgtgtgataaggaatccccagctaggacttgaatcaattcgaattgccggtgctccgcggatatggagactcgattcattaaagaagcaatgcaggactggtgaattactaaaatatgagaaaagaatggaatgagaaggaatggaatatgggaaatgtacttTTACTTGAGGTagtgaactaaaagaacttaggggtaaaacttgaaaatagaataagaatcgtaagcttttggcaaagaacttttgaatcttgctacatccttaccttgccccaacacctgcatctctaaagtctttcactCCCCTTTTACgttgggtcagtcttgttgagtacttttgtactcagggtttgttaacccttgttgcaggtgagcctcataagCAGgtttgttttggaccttgctgcatgaccgttgttcaggtcgatgatgataaatgaatgtgtgatccttgggcaggatacttattttgtgtgttatgtttatgttagttatgccactccactactactatggtttgtaataattatcgaacttagtttgtaaggtttgaaacaactagtttgtaaactatgttatcataagacttccgctaatttactctgatgtatatatttgaatacatgttgtaatactgcaatgactctgtaatgggatcctgctcggaaatcatggatgattcggggttccccgaggacacccgacagacttcttaagttaccaggaacatatgcatagtcgtcaaaggtcattggacattgacaagtgcatgtgggtcctataatttaggagattCTACCACATACATCATCAGGGCCAATTTCTTCAATTGCTTTGTCCACTAGTTCAAAGATGACTTCACTTGTGTGTGACACATCTGACATCTCTTTTGAGTTGATAAAACTTGTTCCATCAGCACAATTCGTGCATAAGTTCATTATGCTTCTCCTCTTCTTATCAGACCAGGCATCAGTCATGATAGAGCATCCATTCTTCACCTTTTCAGCATCACGTTCCTGCAGCAAACTCTTGGTTCTTGCATATTCCTCATTCAACAAAACCCCCCTTAAATGATCTTGAGAAGGAGGTTCAAATTGAACACCAAATTGACCAATTGCTTCACACATTTGTACAAACTCATCATTGACAATATCATTAAATGGTATGGCTGTGAAATAGAGAAAAGAATACAAGTTAATTACCATGTGTATTTTCAAACAATAATGTACATGGAGAATATTGGAATAGTATATGCAAGGGAGGTGATTAGTGAATTACCATGTGTATACACCCATCTTGCAACATACTGCTGCACCTCATGTGTTCTCTGTTTCCAAAGTTCCTTGTTTATCTTTTGTTGCTTCAAGGCTTCAGCTTGTGTTGATTTAGGATCAATTGGCCTTGTCCACTTATCAATGGGACCTAACTTGTGAGGCTCTGAGCTACCAAGACAGGATCCTTCTTTCTCTCCTCCTAAAACTCAAGAAATAGACACTTCTTCTCTAAGATTGAGCTCACGAATAGCCTTTTCTTTCCTCTTATTTGCTCCTGCATCTAGTGCTTTCTTACACTTTGCTTTATCTTCTTCTATGCTCTTTTCACATTTAGCCATAGAATTCCCAACACCTGCTATGTGTTGTTTCATACGAACCCCCCCCCTATGCTCACATGTTTACATAGCTTGCACTTCAACTTGTTAAGATTGGTAGGATCACATAGATACCCATATTCCCATCCTACATCATCTGACTTCCTCTTGAGAGACAAAGTTTTCTCTACTATTGACTGGGGTTCTCCTATTGCTTGTGTCCCAGCAACCTCCATCCTATAATTACTTAATTAGCATTCTATTAAtctagacaaggacaagaagcaaAGGAATTAGGCATAGACTAACTAATCATTAATCTATAGTGCTACACAACAAGAAATCTAAAAGCATAAAACAAAACAAGAAATATGTATTCTACTAATCTGTACAACAAAAGTAGGGAAGGAATTAGGCATAAACTAATCTAGCAATCCAAGACTGCAATTCGCACACCTATATGGAACTGGAGCCTAGCAGTAGCAGTGTAGCACACATTAGGACTCAAAGGAGGGGGAGGGAGGAGAAGGGAAGGGAGAACCAGAGTGGAGAACAGAGAAGCAGAGGAGAGAGGAGCAGATAGTGAAGAAGTCAAGTAGAGGCAGAGGAGCTCACCTTGCTAAGCGTGGGGAAGAGAATTGAGAGGACGACATCAGAGATGGGGACGGCTTGAGCTCGACCTTAGGGAAGAGACGTCGGACTTGGGGAAGAGACTGATGAGCTCGACCTCCTCCAGCGATGGCTCTAATCAGCAGTCGGCGGGCGTCCCGCGTTAGTCTACGAGCGTCGGTCGGTGGgcgtgtcgcagaaccgaccaatttataagaatacaagtacaatggcaatccacaagtggtcgcactgttatacttgaacccatataaacccggtagtccgtcgagtaccacgacgggtctcgataaacgatttacaacaaccaagatcgtacaggattcaacatacatgccacatattacatagagttcacatatacatttcatcatcagagtacgaataaaagttattacaaaccgagtttgataaataaagcggaagcaaataagttcgaagataaagtttccaacatagtttgatacagtgccaagccagatcacggtccacaaaagcaaagataggaattactaaagaagcctacccaaggcttactcctcatccgcggcgggatagaagcaactcttgcaatacccatgatacatagtgccatctgcaacaatgggaaaaataaaccctgagtacgagaaggtactcagctagacttacctgtcatgaaccagaaataaaatgactccaaggattatgcaaggctgtataagtggacataacttgacaatatttttgcgtaaaagcaattgaatcaatgtacagttacaaattctttaccaggttaattatgactatccatttttaggttagcaactatcctgtgccaaacatgtggtatatcatttagaagcatacaatagtaaccatagcaggtattgtaattccctttttatccgaaccatcatgtttcataacatagttgctacgatgttgggactagccaagttactcactatccgggagagacggcgatttgaatcgatttcaaccagctgggaatttattcctaacacaaacccaggtctaccagccacgatagccttaggccacctttggtacaactccggtacacatttcgcgggtccgtactgcgccgcacaatctggaacaccagatgccaggaggctcaggccaagcctgcccttgggcttagtctgatcgttccccagaaggagcgcacaacagaacggttcccggtctgagttgaattactcggcttcgtggtcggaatgagttatccggccagctaagtgagaggcatgcgttcaatcttgtcagaagcaccaacaacagtacagtccttaatcgacacagacagggataaatccacacccaagacctccatgtcttgtcgcttctctattgacttcccgtccggtctcgatttacttttaccccatggttcttgttccacgatagcaaatatagccaaccgtgctccggtatccacctatatctcgcaggtgacaggacatcacccgacttctaccggtctaagcatggctaagcatatatattcgatcctggacctataccgattacaggtgtaatatttggacaaggaatgtacatgcatcaagtggtttcattcaactcttataacctaatgcatcaatcataaatacgtaagtaaacatttgtaaattactgggagacttaaaatgctccggggcttgcctcacagaaaggaagtagggcggtggtcaggacactccggaagctcttcagggttctgctccacgccttcaggagctgcggcttgcggatcctcctgctggttcccttcctctgcttcttcgaattccagcaacgtgatctcttcctccgatcctagatgcatgagtatggcataagtattacgaatgcataaatgttacaagtgcatcatgtttattgagtaggtgcatatctcttctcgattattacttaactacttcgacaatgcatcgactatgccacaaacagtagctacttgtttcactcataactggagttctacaaatccaaatccagtgatcctggactttctggaaagcttatcaaattctctacaactttgttattaaccatttttacagtacacatcagtttcaacatgcaactcatcaaactcctagaatcagtccggaaactatttaatatgcaacataaagtaataatacttcaacttcatgtaatcattcaaaatttgacaacatagaatctaccaacagtttaagcatactaaatacatgtaatataatataatgatgaagcccaaactatttatttaattgcctttattattttatttagatatctaggttaaataataaacatatatcagatatacttaataaattctcaaaaatttacaatgccttactaatgctatcaaaggactactataaaaatttcatgtcattttactaagtagaacattctatacaaaaatgataaggcagcaaggcttgaaatagcataaatggaaaatcctattgaaaagtgtcaagcaatagatttcctatttttctcaacatccatatggtactaggattacctccaacaaatttcatgaattttggactcataaataatttatacaaattcatgcaaggattgactattcataaaagaaaaatctataactataaatctacccatgcactggtcctcaaatttttaccagagttcatatatgacaagaatagcttaccacaaaaatttcataatttttggagcacaggaactctagatataaaataaacaaatttgaatgcattcaaaagcacatttcaaatccctatttaaatctccaaaactttctactgtagatgttaaaaacatatttttactaaatactacacttcctaaggaacactacaaaatttatttcacaaatttaggagctaccaaactgaagatacaaaaataacaaaacaaatgtgaatctgcattcaaactgaactatatttgaaacatggag includes:
- the LOC136460674 gene encoding uncharacterized protein, whose product is MEVAGTQAIGEPQSIVEKTLSLKRKSDDVGWEYGYLCDPTNLNKLKCKLSIPFNDIVNDEFVQMCEAIGQFGVQFEPPSQDHLRGVLLNEEYARTKSLLQERDAEKVKNGCSIMTDAWSDKKRRSIMNLCTNCADGTSFINSKEMSDVSHTSEVIFELVDKAIEEIGPDDGCYNVVQVVTDNASNNMETKKLLHEKRPNIFWTTCATHTINLMLQGIGSQKRFQKVIDQAKAFTTFVYGHTRTLECMRHFTEHRDIVRSGVTRFVSAFLTLESILEKKDRLRKMVVHSKWDGLREVSSKKGKAATATMMNPEFWKEVKMCLKVFEPLVKVLRLVDGDVKPSMGFLYGELLKAKREIKQVYGNVESRYKDVTAIIDKKMEGRLNSSLHLSFMFDGGDECATVVYEEDDDETMPGTGIHWTVIGEAMGASEPLELRQSSRIRELYAEEEFDSVEEEFDNEDGLDGMDEDE